Genomic DNA from Cloeon dipterum chromosome 3, ieCloDipt1.1, whole genome shotgun sequence:
CGGCGAAAAGAATGCTCATTGTGGACGCCGGGCTAAATATCAACATCCCGTTTCCGGCACTCCTGCGGCCGCAGAGAGGTGTGGACATGTACCTGAGTTTCGATTTCACTAACCGCGACAGTGATAGCACTCCTCCCTTCAAGGTATTGCTAACTGACCTagaaaattatctttatatttaccccaaatgaatttttaggaGTTGAAACTCAGCGAGCAATGGGCACGTCTGAACCACCTACCCTTTCCGCCGGTGGCTGAATTGGCGACTGCGTACGAAAAGGAGGAGATGCGCGAGTTTTACCTGTTTGAGGACGAGACCGACCCCCTCTGCCCGTCAATCCTGCACTTTGTGTTGTGCAACAACCAATTTAGACGCTGCAAGGCTCCAGGCAATCAATCTAATTTGGATCTTTAGAAAGAGTACTAATCAAAAGCGGTTGTTCAGGCGTCCCCAGGAGCACGGAAAGCGAGACTAAATTCGCAGACTTCGCAATCTTCGACGACCCTGACGAGGTGTACTCgacttttaatttctgctaCACTGCCGAACAGTTCAACCGACTGCACGAGCTAATGGAATTCAACGTGCGACTCGCTTTGCCGGATATTAAGCAGCAAATCAAATTGGCTGTTGACAGGAAGAAAAAGTCACGAGAATCGGTACTGGGCCTAGCCTCCGATCTGATTAGTGGCGATTGTCgatacaataataattgtgaaagCACAGTTGGCGAACCACAACCGCTGTTCACCAGTCACTTGCATTTTGGACCGCTGAAAgtggacaaaaaattataatgccGCTGTATATGTGGCGCCAAACCGCATAAACCGGGAAAACAAGAACACATTTACGACCAAACTCTTGAAAAAAGAGCAGTATTTAAGTCGTTTTAAAGTTAGCAAATTTAAAGtactttcatttattttatgggTTCCATGCAATTGCTTGTAGAGTTAAGCAACCAATAAAAAGCTTAGTTTTATGGTTCAAAAGgcatttgcttaaaattttgaaactcacTAAAATAAGCTAAGAATTATGAGTAGGGCACAACCTATACTCTCTCATCTCAAACGACGGGAAATGCGGTCGTTTAAATCACCAACGCTCATCgatccaaattttattatcctgCCCGCAATTGCAACGAAATTTCTCTTCAAAAGGTGTCGATTGCCACAAGGCTTTTCTGCGAGCGATCTGAAGTCACGTTTCCCGCGAGAGTTCATTACGCCCGTGATTAATAGTTTTATGGTGCTGAGTCTAGATTGGCCCTTTTGATTGGCTTCCGATGAAATAATATCAGCAGCAGCGTGCTTTTACCATCTGATCAATGCCTCTAGCGGCTGATTCGTGCGAAAGTGAATGAGCAATGATACCAAAAGTGCCCACTACTGCCGAGGGAATGACTTTTGTAGCCCTTTTATTTCTACCAATTCACTTTCGTGTGAAGCTGTGCTGAATGCTGAATGATTATGTTACTTTTTATCCAACCCGGATTTACACAAACCatcttttataataatattgcatttaaatatatttttcctgctgTCACACTGTATGTTTTGtaataaatgattaatttagttaaataatttagaaatttaatttatttaaaaattaatgcacccaaaataatagtttaatttagatcaattaattaaatactcaCATATCCTTTTGAGTAGAGGCTTTTTTACTAAATACAAGTAATATGAAAAGTAAAGCAATATTACGAAATCAGAATACTCAGTTTTTCTTTACCCTTCAATTATCATAACatagattttaaaactcaCCGAATAATCCGAATATGCTACAGAAATGTATCTATAAGTGTCATCGTTAATCGCGCGCAAGAATTCCTGatgttcctttttttcggAATATTGCCCAGCAGCCCAAATTTCCCGAAATATTAAGTGACACTTTTcgggaaaatatataatgtcTTGGATATGTTGTGCTATAACACACATCATCTTAAGTTAACTGTATTATAActtgaaataatcatttttacagTCAATAGGCCATAGGGCATCTAGCTAAAAAAAACAGAACCTATGCTTTAAAGTTTTAGTTAACAAACCTGATTCAAATTTGTGTTCTTATTATGTTATATCTTCAAGacagaaaaattgcaactcttttatctttaatttttagcaatgtcatcaaaaaataaataaaagttcaTGATACTGCACTGCATTCAAGTCATCCAAAATAATCCTAATGATAATTATGCTCTGGCCCCATGTTTGGCAAAAATGACTATGCaatatttagttaatttagGCGCCATTAATAAGTTGATTAAGTAGACCATACCAAGCAAGAAGaccatttcaaaaaaaataaacaagttgtGCGGTTGATATCACTTTCATTCGCATTATTTTCTTGGCTCGCGTATGAGATCATGAGATCATCCTGAACATCAATGAGAGAGAAAACAAGAAATCACGCAGACTCACTCATACACACGAAAGCTAGTCTCCTGCTCGCAACTCACTCTGctctaattataaatttctctcATTGTTGGTTCGCTAGCACGACTAGTAGTATAACGCGTGATTATGCACAGATATATGGAGCACGCTTACAtttacgatatttttttaattatagaatGGCTCTGCGTGGTCACGACCGGCATGGCAGCAGCTATTTTTCGAAACCCGTCGAATCACTTTTTTTCTGCGATAAAAGTAGTTTTCACCGACTTCCTTCCTTTCCTCGCAAGATGACCGCCTGTATAATAATCTCTTGCTATTTTAATGCAAAGTGAGAGGGAGTTATAGCTTTACAGCgggagcaattttttttatttcggaacACCACACCTCTCTCGAGCTGCTGTGCCCGCCGGAGAGGCGAGCAAAAAGACTCGCACGGCCAAGGTATAAAAGCCTGCATGGCTCTTCCACAATCATTCGACTCTCGATCGACTAACTTTCAGCACTCGCAGTCATGTCCGTTTTTAAGGTGAAAATCCGCAACAAAATCTCTCTTTTGAGTGCCAACTCAAAAGAAAGCTAATTCTGATACTATCATGGAATTTGTTCACTCGGCAGGTTGTCGTCCTCTTTGCGGTCCTGgtcgccgccgtcgctgccCAGGAAGGCTACGGACACCATGAAGATTACCACGTAAGTTCAACTCAACTCTAtcctatttatattttcggtTTTGGCTTGAATAttacttttattcaaattcaaatttgacgTTTATTTTAACCTATTCAAACAAGCTTAAAcaataattaccatttttttaccaaaatatattaacaCAATcccatatttaaaaaatcaaacgaaatattaaaattttaaacgtcgAGAAGGCGCCATCTAGTGGATAAATCAGTGAATTAGATTTAAAACTTTCCCGTCACTTTTACCACATTACTTGCCGCCAACATTCAACGGCTCCGACAAATGCACTAATTGGAGCTATATATCCTTTTTAGGCCCACCCCCAGTACAAGTTTGAATATGGAGTTCACGACTCGCACACCCACGACATCAAGCAACAGAGCGAGCAACGCGACGGCCACCACACTGACTCTGAATACCAGGTGCTGGAGGCCGACGGCAAGAACACCCGCCACGTGAAAATCACCGTTGACTCTCAGCCCATCCATGGACACCACGGTTGATCTAGCAAATACGTTCCTGCAGCACAAGTCTTGATATAATCGATAAGACACCCACCCTAAATGTTAAGTTTGATACAATGAtgtgatttcttttttctaaaataaagatttttgtacAAGAAAACTTGAGttgaaacatttaattgaaaatgaacatAAACTTATGCAAGAGGGTTATGCAAAACTGCATGGGAATAGAATAGGACGTAATTATTTCGCAGGCAGCTCGgcgtgtaaatatttaatgttcgTGGTGACATTTGACACGCATACTTCCACCCTTCGCTTTGCGGCCCTTCCGAGCAAAGCAGATAGGCTCGT
This window encodes:
- the LOC135939296 gene encoding cuticle protein 19-like; the protein is MSVFKVVVLFAVLVAAVAAQEGYGHHEDYHAHPQYKFEYGVHDSHTHDIKQQSEQRDGHHTDSEYQVLEADGKNTRHVKITVDSQPIHGHHG